The following are encoded in a window of Mycolicibacterium tusciae JS617 genomic DNA:
- a CDS encoding acetyl-CoA acetyltransferase translates to MAVDPRTPVLVGVGQFTERIDDPSYRGMSAVELATAATQAALADTGVDVGAVAKSIEVFVGLRQFEICTPFEKPALGCSDNYLRSVAKRVGADPARAVLEPIGGNGPQKLVTEFAGAIAAGDIEVALILGSENGSTLKTFARRDDKPDHGEVVGGQLEDRGYGFEQYMSEYTATHGLTGAPVQYGLLDNARRGRLGISVGDYRSVMAELFAPFSKVAAKNPFSSSPVERSVDELITVTNENRMICDPYPRLMVARDQVNQGAAALVMSVAAARRLGVAEDKWVYVRGHADQTEQDLLDRVDISISISAKQAVTESLRVAGIGIEDVATFDLYSCFPFPVFAVCDEFGLAADDPRGLTLTGGLPYFGGPGNSYSLHGIAETVIQMRDKPGAFGLVGANGGVMSKYSVGVYSTEPADWVADRSKELQKDIAALPKVAVTRNAEGRGRIETYSVRYDWPVTTGVIIGRLDADGSRFMALTEDEDLVKLMTDGDPLGVAIDVTSDGKKNTASPV, encoded by the coding sequence ATGGCGGTCGATCCGCGCACGCCGGTACTGGTCGGTGTCGGCCAGTTCACCGAGCGCATCGACGATCCCTCGTACCGGGGTATGTCGGCCGTGGAACTGGCGACGGCCGCGACCCAGGCCGCGCTGGCCGACACGGGCGTAGACGTCGGTGCCGTGGCGAAGTCCATCGAGGTGTTCGTCGGACTGCGGCAGTTCGAGATCTGCACACCGTTCGAGAAGCCCGCGCTCGGTTGCTCCGACAACTACCTGCGCTCGGTGGCCAAGCGGGTCGGCGCGGATCCGGCGCGTGCGGTGCTGGAACCGATCGGCGGCAACGGGCCGCAGAAGCTGGTGACGGAGTTCGCCGGCGCGATCGCCGCCGGCGACATCGAGGTCGCGCTCATTCTCGGGTCCGAGAACGGTTCGACGTTGAAGACGTTCGCGCGCCGTGACGACAAGCCAGACCATGGCGAGGTCGTCGGCGGCCAGCTGGAGGACCGAGGCTACGGCTTCGAGCAGTACATGAGCGAATACACCGCCACGCACGGGCTGACGGGCGCGCCCGTACAGTACGGACTGCTCGACAACGCCCGCCGTGGCCGCCTGGGTATCAGCGTCGGCGACTACCGCAGCGTCATGGCCGAACTTTTCGCGCCGTTCTCCAAAGTCGCTGCCAAGAACCCGTTTTCGTCGTCACCGGTGGAACGTTCGGTGGACGAGCTGATAACGGTCACCAATGAGAATCGGATGATCTGCGATCCGTATCCCCGCTTGATGGTGGCCCGGGATCAGGTGAATCAGGGTGCGGCCGCACTGGTGATGTCGGTGGCGGCCGCGCGGCGCCTCGGCGTGGCCGAAGACAAGTGGGTGTACGTGCGTGGCCACGCCGATCAAACGGAGCAGGACCTGTTGGATCGCGTCGATATCAGTATCAGTATCTCGGCGAAACAGGCTGTAACAGAATCGCTTCGGGTCGCAGGCATTGGTATCGAGGACGTCGCGACCTTCGATCTCTACAGCTGCTTCCCATTCCCCGTATTCGCGGTGTGCGACGAGTTCGGGCTGGCCGCCGACGACCCACGTGGCCTCACGCTCACCGGCGGTCTGCCGTACTTCGGCGGCCCTGGCAACAGCTACTCCCTGCACGGCATCGCCGAGACGGTGATCCAAATGCGGGACAAGCCAGGGGCATTCGGACTCGTCGGCGCCAACGGCGGTGTCATGAGCAAGTACTCGGTCGGGGTCTATTCGACAGAGCCCGCCGATTGGGTTGCCGACCGCAGTAAGGAACTGCAGAAAGACATCGCCGCTCTTCCCAAGGTGGCGGTCACCCGCAACGCCGAAGGGCGAGGCAGGATCGAGACCTACTCGGTGCGTTACGACTGGCCCGTCACCACCGGAGTCATCATCGGCCGACTGGACGCCGACGGCAGCCGGTTCATGGCGCTCACCGAAGACGAAGATCTCGTCAAGCTGATGACCGACGGCGATCCGCTGGGTGTCGCGATCGACGTGACGTCCGACGGCAAGAAGAACACCGCCTCGCCGGTCTAG
- the sucD gene encoding succinate--CoA ligase subunit alpha, whose product MSIFLTKDSKVIVQGITGGEATTHTARMLKAGTQILGGVNARKAGTTVSHKDKDDKDIELPVFGGVVEAMKETGADVSIIFVPPKFAKDAIIEAIDAEIPLLVVITEGIPVQDSAYAWAYNVEKGNKTRIIGPNCPGIITPGQSLVGITPANISGPGPIGLVSKSGTLTYQMMFELRDFGFTTSIGIGGDPVIGTTHIDAIEAFEKDPETKVIVMIGEIGGDAEERAADYIKANVSKPVVGYVAGFTAPEGKTMGHAGAIVSGSSGTAQAKKEALEAAGVKVGKTPSETARLAREILQSL is encoded by the coding sequence ATGTCTATCTTCCTCACCAAGGACAGCAAGGTCATCGTCCAGGGCATCACCGGCGGTGAAGCCACCACGCACACTGCTCGCATGCTCAAGGCCGGCACCCAGATCCTCGGGGGCGTCAACGCCCGCAAGGCCGGCACAACGGTGTCGCACAAGGACAAGGACGACAAGGACATCGAACTGCCGGTGTTCGGCGGCGTCGTCGAGGCGATGAAGGAAACCGGCGCCGACGTGTCGATCATCTTCGTCCCGCCGAAGTTCGCCAAGGACGCCATCATCGAGGCCATCGACGCCGAGATCCCGCTGCTGGTTGTGATCACCGAGGGAATCCCGGTGCAGGACAGCGCATATGCGTGGGCCTATAACGTCGAAAAGGGCAACAAGACCCGGATCATCGGTCCGAACTGCCCGGGCATCATCACCCCTGGCCAGTCGCTGGTCGGCATCACTCCGGCCAACATCAGCGGTCCTGGTCCCATCGGGCTGGTGTCCAAGTCCGGCACGCTGACCTACCAAATGATGTTCGAGTTGCGCGATTTCGGCTTCACGACGTCTATCGGCATCGGCGGGGACCCGGTCATCGGTACCACCCACATCGATGCGATCGAGGCGTTCGAGAAGGACCCCGAGACCAAGGTCATCGTGATGATCGGTGAGATCGGCGGCGACGCCGAGGAGCGCGCAGCCGACTACATCAAGGCCAACGTGTCCAAGCCGGTCGTCGGCTACGTTGCCGGCTTCACCGCACCCGAAGGCAAGACCATGGGTCACGCGGGCGCCATCGTGTCGGGATCGTCGGGCACCGCACAGGCCAAGAAGGAGGCCCTCGAGGCCGCGGGTGTCAAGGTGGGCAAGACCCCCTCGGAGACCGCACGCCTGGCCCGGGAGATCCTGCAGAGCCTGTAG
- the sucC gene encoding ADP-forming succinate--CoA ligase subunit beta produces the protein MDLFEYQAKELFAKHNVPTTPGRVTDTAEDAKAIAEEIGKPVMVKAQVKVGGRGKAGGVKYAATPDDAFTHAQNILGLDIKGHVVKKLLVAEASDIAEEYYISFLLDRSNRTYLAMCSVEGGMEIEEVAATKPERLAKVPVDAVKGVDEAFARSIAEQGHLPAEVLDAAAVTIAKLWEVFVGEDATLVEVNPLVRTPDDQILALDGKVTLDGNAEFRQPGHAEFEDRDATDPLELKAKENDLNYVKLDGAVGIIGNGAGLVMSTLDVVAYAGEKHGGVKPANFLDIGGGASAEVMAAGLDVILGDEQVKSVFVNVFGGITSCDAVANGIVNALKILGDEANKPLVVRLDGNNVDEGRRILAEANHPLVVQAETMDAGADKAAELANK, from the coding sequence ATGGACCTTTTCGAATACCAAGCCAAAGAGCTGTTCGCCAAGCACAACGTGCCCACCACACCTGGCCGTGTCACCGACACCGCCGAGGATGCCAAGGCCATCGCCGAGGAGATCGGCAAGCCAGTCATGGTCAAGGCGCAGGTGAAGGTCGGCGGACGCGGTAAGGCCGGCGGCGTGAAATACGCCGCGACGCCCGACGATGCGTTCACCCACGCGCAGAACATCCTCGGACTCGACATCAAGGGCCACGTCGTGAAGAAGCTGCTGGTCGCCGAGGCCAGCGACATCGCCGAGGAGTACTACATCTCCTTCCTCCTCGACCGTTCCAACCGGACTTACCTGGCGATGTGCTCGGTCGAGGGCGGCATGGAGATCGAAGAGGTCGCCGCGACCAAGCCGGAGCGGCTCGCCAAGGTGCCCGTCGATGCCGTCAAGGGAGTCGACGAGGCGTTCGCGCGTTCGATCGCCGAGCAGGGTCACCTGCCCGCCGAGGTGCTCGATGCCGCGGCGGTGACCATCGCCAAGCTGTGGGAGGTCTTCGTCGGCGAGGACGCCACGCTGGTGGAGGTCAACCCGCTGGTGCGCACGCCCGACGACCAGATCCTGGCGTTGGACGGCAAGGTCACCCTCGACGGCAACGCCGAATTCCGCCAGCCGGGTCACGCCGAGTTCGAGGACCGCGACGCGACAGACCCGCTGGAGCTCAAGGCCAAGGAGAACGACCTCAACTACGTCAAGCTCGACGGCGCGGTCGGCATCATCGGCAACGGCGCGGGCCTGGTGATGTCAACGCTGGACGTCGTGGCCTACGCGGGCGAGAAGCACGGTGGTGTCAAGCCGGCCAACTTCCTCGATATCGGCGGCGGTGCCTCCGCTGAGGTGATGGCCGCCGGTCTTGACGTCATTCTGGGCGACGAGCAGGTCAAAAGCGTGTTCGTGAACGTGTTCGGCGGCATCACGTCGTGTGACGCCGTCGCCAACGGCATCGTCAACGCGCTGAAGATCCTCGGCGACGAGGCGAACAAGCCGCTGGTGGTCCGGCTCGACGGCAACAACGTCGACGAGGGCCGCCGCATTCTGGCCGAGGCCAACCACCCGCTGGTCGTTCAGGCCGAGACCATGGACGCCGGCGCCGATAAGGCCGCCGAGCTGGCCAACAAGTAA
- a CDS encoding M23 family metallopeptidase, whose protein sequence is MAQHRSSRSPAGVSTKRQTIGRPAERPAEVTDIIPFNEFGDLPDLGAELDFNQNSAFNREAQIIHAPELDDLHDTDDQLPLRLAVPSEFRRDSRDERPSSRAYRDSHTDVSDGVAATDIFAITARGGAHRKQEVPVRGRLMVAAMAVGATAAGAYTMANASEATPGTVLAADQDVLAGGAITGSTDGMQIVSVSSTFDSAIHAEEVTKASAFAQERAEREARLQRPMFVMPTKGAWTSGFGYRWGVLHGGIDIANSIGTPILAASDGVVIDAGPTGGYGNWVKLRHSDGTVTLYGHLSSWQVEIGQRVWAGDQIAKMGNTGNSTGPHLHFEVLLGGTDRVDPVGWLSKRGLSLSNYSG, encoded by the coding sequence TTGGCTCAGCACCGTTCGTCTCGATCTCCGGCTGGAGTGTCGACGAAACGGCAAACCATCGGCCGTCCCGCTGAACGACCCGCTGAAGTCACCGACATCATTCCGTTCAACGAGTTTGGTGACCTGCCCGATCTCGGGGCTGAGCTGGACTTCAACCAGAACAGCGCCTTCAATCGCGAAGCGCAGATCATTCACGCTCCCGAACTCGACGACCTGCACGACACCGATGACCAGCTACCGCTGCGACTCGCTGTGCCGTCCGAATTCCGCCGTGATTCGCGCGACGAACGACCTTCATCTCGCGCTTACCGGGACAGCCACACCGATGTCAGCGATGGCGTCGCCGCGACCGACATCTTCGCCATCACGGCCCGCGGTGGCGCGCACCGTAAGCAGGAAGTCCCCGTCAGGGGCCGGTTGATGGTCGCCGCGATGGCGGTCGGTGCAACCGCGGCGGGTGCCTACACGATGGCGAACGCCTCGGAGGCGACGCCCGGCACCGTCCTGGCAGCGGACCAGGACGTCCTCGCCGGCGGCGCGATCACCGGTTCGACCGACGGCATGCAGATCGTGTCCGTCTCCTCGACCTTTGATTCAGCGATCCACGCCGAAGAGGTCACCAAGGCCTCTGCCTTCGCCCAGGAGCGCGCAGAGCGGGAGGCCCGCCTTCAGCGCCCCATGTTCGTCATGCCCACGAAGGGCGCATGGACGTCGGGCTTCGGTTACCGCTGGGGCGTGCTGCACGGCGGCATCGATATCGCCAACTCGATCGGCACACCGATCCTTGCTGCGTCCGACGGCGTCGTCATCGACGCCGGACCCACCGGCGGTTATGGCAACTGGGTCAAGCTGCGGCACTCCGACGGCACCGTCACGCTCTACGGTCACCTCAGCTCGTGGCAGGTCGAGATCGGACAGCGCGTCTGGGCGGGCGATCAGATCGCCAAGATGGGCAACACCGGAAATTCGACGGGCCCACACCTGCACTTCGAGGTGCTCCTCGGCGGCACCGACCGCGTCGACCCAGTCGGTTGGCTCTCAAAACGCGGACTCTCGCTGTCCAATTACTCTGGCTAA
- the pcrA gene encoding DNA helicase PcrA: MSIATESDQLLEGLNPQQRQAVLHEGTPLLIVAGAGSGKTAVLTRRIAYLLAAREVGVGQVLAITFTNKAAAEMRERVVALVGPRARSMWVSTFHSTCVRILRNQASLLPGLNSNFSIYDADDSRRLLMMIGKDMGLDTKRYSPRLLANGISNHKNELVSPEQAAAEASEAGEELPRIIAEVYGEYQRRLRAANALDFDDLIGETVAVLQAFPQIAQYYRRRFRHILVDEYQDTNHAQYVLVRELVGRETEDGVAPAELCVVGDADQSIYAFRGATIRNIEDFERDFPDATTILLEQNYRSTQNILSAANSVISRNAGRREKRLWTDSGEGELIVGYVADNEHDEARFVAGEIDALADGARGAGDISYNDVAVFYRTNNSSRALEEVFIRAGIPYKVVGGVRFYERREIRDIVAYLRVLDNPGDSVSMRRILNTPRRGIGDRAEACVAVYAESTGATFNDSLQAAAEGKVPMLNTRSEKCIAGFVEMLDELRGRLDGELGELVEAVLDRTGYRTELESSSDPQDLARLDNLNELVSVAHEFSIDLANAEALGEPEDEDIPDTGVLAKFLERVSLVADADELPEHGAGVVTMMTLHTAKGLEFPVVFVTGWEDGMFPHMRALGDPAELSEERRLAYVGITRARQRLYLSRAKIRSSWGQPMLNPESRFLKEIPQHLIDWRRTDPGPSLSAPVSGAGRFGTPRPSPMRSGAGKRPLLVLEPGDRVNHDKYGLGRVEEVSGVGESAMSLIDFGGSGRVKLMHNHAPVSKL, from the coding sequence ATGTCGATTGCCACAGAATCGGACCAACTCCTCGAGGGGCTCAACCCGCAGCAGCGCCAGGCGGTGCTGCACGAGGGGACGCCGCTGCTCATCGTCGCCGGAGCGGGGTCCGGCAAGACGGCCGTGCTGACCCGCCGGATCGCCTACCTGCTCGCCGCTCGTGAGGTCGGCGTCGGTCAGGTGCTGGCCATCACGTTCACCAACAAGGCGGCCGCTGAGATGCGCGAGCGGGTCGTCGCGTTGGTGGGTCCGCGCGCGCGTTCTATGTGGGTGTCGACGTTCCACTCGACGTGTGTGCGAATCCTGCGCAACCAGGCCTCGCTGCTGCCCGGGCTGAACTCGAACTTCTCGATCTACGACGCCGACGATTCGCGGCGGCTGCTGATGATGATCGGCAAGGACATGGGGCTGGACACCAAGCGGTACTCGCCGCGGTTGCTGGCCAACGGCATCTCCAACCACAAGAACGAGTTGGTCAGTCCCGAACAGGCGGCGGCCGAGGCGTCGGAGGCCGGTGAGGAGCTGCCGCGCATCATCGCCGAAGTCTACGGCGAGTACCAACGTCGCCTGCGCGCCGCCAACGCCCTGGACTTCGACGATCTCATCGGCGAGACAGTCGCTGTGCTGCAGGCCTTTCCGCAGATCGCCCAGTACTACCGTCGGCGGTTCCGGCACATCCTGGTCGACGAATACCAGGACACCAACCACGCGCAGTACGTCCTGGTGCGTGAGCTGGTCGGTCGGGAGACCGAAGACGGGGTGGCCCCGGCCGAGCTGTGTGTCGTCGGCGACGCCGATCAGTCCATCTACGCCTTCCGCGGAGCCACCATCCGCAACATCGAGGACTTCGAACGCGACTTCCCCGACGCCACAACGATTCTGCTGGAGCAGAACTACCGCTCGACACAGAACATCCTGTCGGCGGCCAACTCGGTCATCTCGCGCAACGCCGGCCGCCGCGAGAAGCGGCTGTGGACCGACTCCGGCGAGGGTGAGCTGATCGTCGGCTACGTCGCCGACAACGAGCACGACGAGGCACGATTCGTCGCGGGGGAGATCGACGCACTGGCCGACGGTGCTCGTGGGGCTGGCGATATCAGCTATAACGACGTCGCGGTCTTCTATCGCACCAACAACTCCTCTCGTGCCCTGGAAGAGGTGTTCATTCGGGCCGGCATTCCCTACAAAGTCGTTGGCGGCGTACGCTTTTACGAGCGCAGGGAGATCCGCGACATCGTCGCCTACCTTCGTGTGCTTGACAACCCCGGCGACTCGGTCAGCATGCGACGCATCCTGAACACCCCCCGGCGCGGTATCGGCGATCGGGCCGAAGCGTGTGTGGCGGTGTATGCCGAGAGCACCGGTGCCACCTTCAACGATTCGCTGCAGGCGGCCGCCGAGGGCAAGGTGCCGATGCTGAACACCCGCTCGGAGAAATGCATCGCGGGTTTCGTCGAGATGCTCGACGAATTGCGCGGGCGCCTCGACGGTGAACTCGGCGAGCTTGTCGAAGCGGTGCTGGATCGCACCGGCTATCGCACCGAGCTCGAATCGTCGAGTGACCCACAGGACCTCGCGCGGCTCGACAACCTGAACGAATTGGTCAGCGTCGCACACGAATTCAGCATCGACCTGGCCAATGCGGAGGCGCTGGGCGAGCCCGAGGACGAAGACATCCCCGATACCGGAGTGCTGGCCAAGTTCCTGGAGCGGGTGTCGCTGGTCGCCGACGCCGACGAGTTGCCGGAGCACGGCGCGGGTGTGGTGACGATGATGACGCTGCACACCGCCAAGGGGCTCGAGTTTCCGGTGGTGTTCGTGACCGGCTGGGAGGACGGCATGTTCCCGCACATGCGGGCGCTGGGCGATCCGGCCGAGCTGTCCGAGGAGCGCCGGCTGGCCTACGTCGGCATCACCCGCGCCCGCCAGCGGCTCTACCTCAGCCGGGCCAAGATCCGCTCGTCGTGGGGCCAGCCGATGCTCAATCCGGAATCCCGCTTCCTCAAAGAGATTCCGCAGCATCTGATCGACTGGCGGCGCACGGACCCGGGCCCGTCACTATCCGCGCCGGTGAGCGGGGCGGGACGGTTCGGCACGCCGCGACCGTCACCGATGCGGTCCGGTGCAGGCAAGCGGCCGCTGCTCGTGCTCGAACCCGGCGATCGGGTCAACCACGACAAGTACGGCCTGGGACGCGTCGAGGAGGTCTCCGGCGTCGGTGAGTCGGCGATGTCGCTCATCGACTTCGGCGGCTCGGGCCGGGTCAAGCTGATGCACAACCATGCCCCGGTGTCCAAGCTTTAG
- a CDS encoding chorismate mutase, with amino-acid sequence MENAENTPMTIQQIEAEQLPDIDDLRQEIDHLDATILEAVKRRTEVSKLIGKARMASGGTRLVHSREMKVIERYSELGPEGKDLAMLLLRLGRGRLGH; translated from the coding sequence ATCGAGAATGCGGAGAACACCCCAATGACAATTCAGCAGATCGAAGCCGAACAGTTGCCAGACATAGACGACCTGCGCCAGGAAATCGACCACTTGGATGCGACGATCCTGGAAGCCGTGAAGCGCCGCACCGAGGTGTCCAAGCTCATCGGTAAGGCCCGGATGGCGTCCGGCGGCACCCGCCTGGTGCACAGCCGTGAGATGAAGGTCATCGAGCGCTACAGCGAACTGGGACCCGAAGGTAAGGACCTGGCGATGCTGCTGCTGCGCCTGGGTCGCGGCCGCCTCGGCCACTAG
- a CDS encoding acyltransferase family protein — translation MRAVHRHRGIPALDGIRAVAVALVLADHGGIPGLSGGFLGVDVFFVLSGFLITSLLLDEHRRTAEIRLGDFWIRRARRLLPALLVMVLVVVAARDLFSPESTASLRDDAVASFFWISNWAFVAQRADYFAQGAPPSPLQHTWSLGVEEQYYLLWPLLLIGVAALFWARLRLAVFVLATVGVVASATAAIVLTNDSTLNRIYFGSDSRAQALLVGSAAAALLVRDWSVLNDGGTLIRTRWGHIVARILPFVGLAVLAAAAHYATGSVSDFRSGLLIIVAIAAVLVIAPVALEQEGPVARALAWGPLVWLGAISYGVYLWHWPIFLALNGERTGLSGWPLFALRCAATVALAAASWRLLEQPVRRWRPMFVPMLPLAGATVATAAVVTMSVLPVGVKPEMVGGPAIDSAALIAPEVPVEVRKPTAHVPGTRTVAVFGDSVAWTMMRYLPPTPGLAFTNYTTIGCGIARGGPYRYVGQTLNQKPECDAWPSRWSQRINHDRPDVVLLIVGRWEVVDRMNEGVWTDILETGYEDYLRGELNRALDILGATGARIVVTTEPYNRRAEKPDGSLYPEDDPDRVDEWNALLRSVVKPRKNVEVLDLNDKLGPGGVYTNWVDGIRMRSDGVHPTPQAVKWLTPWLTDALR, via the coding sequence GTGAGAGCCGTCCATCGCCACCGCGGAATTCCCGCGTTGGACGGCATCCGCGCCGTCGCGGTCGCGTTGGTGCTGGCCGACCACGGCGGCATTCCGGGGCTGTCCGGCGGCTTCCTCGGTGTCGACGTGTTCTTCGTGCTCAGCGGATTTTTGATCACCTCGCTGCTGCTCGACGAACATCGGCGCACCGCAGAGATCCGCCTCGGCGATTTCTGGATCCGGCGTGCCCGCCGCTTGCTGCCCGCGCTGCTCGTGATGGTGCTCGTCGTGGTGGCCGCCCGCGATCTGTTCTCGCCCGAATCCACGGCATCACTGCGCGATGACGCCGTCGCCTCCTTTTTCTGGATCTCCAACTGGGCCTTCGTCGCCCAGCGCGCCGACTACTTCGCGCAGGGCGCGCCGCCTTCGCCGCTGCAGCACACGTGGTCGCTCGGGGTCGAGGAGCAGTACTACCTGCTATGGCCACTGCTGCTCATCGGGGTCGCCGCGCTGTTCTGGGCCCGGCTACGACTGGCTGTCTTCGTGCTGGCCACCGTCGGCGTCGTCGCCTCGGCGACCGCGGCGATCGTGCTCACCAACGACTCGACGCTGAATCGGATCTACTTCGGCTCCGACAGTCGCGCGCAGGCATTGTTAGTCGGTTCCGCGGCGGCCGCGCTGCTGGTGCGGGATTGGTCGGTGCTCAACGACGGCGGGACGCTGATCCGGACGCGCTGGGGCCATATCGTCGCGCGGATTCTGCCGTTCGTCGGTCTGGCAGTGCTTGCCGCGGCGGCGCATTACGCGACCGGAAGTGTCAGCGATTTCCGCAGCGGTCTGCTGATCATCGTTGCGATCGCGGCTGTGCTCGTCATCGCACCGGTGGCGTTGGAGCAGGAGGGACCCGTCGCCCGCGCCCTGGCGTGGGGGCCGCTGGTGTGGCTCGGCGCGATCTCCTACGGCGTGTACCTCTGGCACTGGCCGATCTTCCTGGCGCTCAACGGCGAACGCACGGGGCTGTCCGGCTGGCCGCTATTCGCGCTGCGCTGTGCGGCGACGGTGGCGCTGGCCGCGGCGTCGTGGCGGCTGCTGGAACAGCCGGTCCGACGGTGGCGGCCGATGTTCGTGCCGATGCTGCCGCTCGCGGGCGCGACGGTCGCGACTGCCGCCGTGGTGACGATGTCGGTGCTGCCGGTGGGTGTGAAACCCGAGATGGTGGGAGGCCCGGCGATCGATTCGGCCGCGCTGATCGCGCCGGAGGTGCCCGTCGAAGTCCGCAAACCGACCGCGCACGTTCCCGGCACCCGGACTGTCGCGGTGTTCGGCGACTCGGTCGCGTGGACGATGATGCGGTACCTGCCACCGACGCCGGGACTCGCGTTCACCAACTACACGACAATCGGGTGCGGCATCGCCCGCGGCGGTCCCTACCGGTATGTCGGCCAGACGCTGAACCAGAAGCCCGAATGCGACGCCTGGCCCAGTCGGTGGTCACAGCGGATCAACCATGACCGGCCCGATGTGGTGCTGCTGATCGTCGGCCGCTGGGAGGTCGTCGACCGGATGAACGAGGGCGTCTGGACGGACATCCTGGAGACCGGCTACGAGGACTACCTGCGCGGCGAACTCAACCGTGCGCTCGACATCCTCGGTGCGACCGGAGCGCGGATCGTCGTCACCACCGAGCCCTACAATCGGCGTGCCGAAAAGCCGGACGGCAGCTTGTATCCCGAAGACGACCCCGATCGCGTCGACGAGTGGAACGCGTTGTTGCGCAGCGTCGTCAAGCCACGTAAGAACGTCGAAGTGCTCGATCTGAATGACAAGCTCGGACCTGGAGGTGTTTACACCAATTGGGTCGACGGCATCCGCATGCGCAGTGACGGGGTGCACCCGACGCCGCAAGCTGTGAAGTGGTTGACGCCCTGGCTGACCGACGCGCTGCGCTGA
- a CDS encoding NAD-dependent succinate-semialdehyde dehydrogenase: MDTAKLLSSVPTGLWIGGEERQGSSKFDVLDPSDDAVLISVANATAEDAVAALDAACAVQADWAATPPRERGEILRSVFEKITERAEDLATLMTLEMGKVLPESMGEVKYGSEFFRWFAEEAVRIAGRFTPSPAGTGRILVTKQPVGPCYAITPWNFPLAMGTRKIGPAFAAGCTMIVKPAQETPLTMLLLAKLMDEAGLPKGVLSVLPTNSPGPVTEALINDGRLRKLTFTGSTGVGKALVKQSADKLLRTSMELGGNAPFIVFDDADVDAAVDGAILAKMRNGGEACTAANRFHVANSVREEFTDKLVKRMSEFTLGKGTDESATLGPLINAKQVATVEDLVSDAVSRGATVAVGGVAPGGPGNFYPATVLADVPADARILSEEVFGPVAPITGFDTEEEGIAAANDTDYGLAAYIYTQSLDRALRVAEGIQAGMVGINRGVISDPAAPFGGVKESGFGREGGSEGIEEYLDVKYIALTK; the protein is encoded by the coding sequence ATGGATACCGCCAAGCTGCTGTCGTCTGTGCCCACCGGTCTGTGGATCGGCGGTGAGGAACGTCAGGGTTCCTCGAAATTCGACGTGCTCGACCCGTCCGACGACGCGGTGTTGATCTCCGTTGCGAACGCCACCGCCGAGGACGCCGTCGCCGCGCTGGACGCCGCATGCGCCGTGCAGGCCGACTGGGCCGCCACCCCGCCCCGCGAACGCGGCGAGATCCTGCGCTCGGTATTCGAGAAGATCACCGAACGCGCCGAAGACCTCGCCACCTTGATGACCCTCGAGATGGGCAAGGTGCTTCCGGAGAGCATGGGTGAGGTCAAGTACGGTTCGGAGTTCTTCCGCTGGTTCGCCGAGGAAGCCGTGCGCATCGCGGGTCGCTTCACGCCCAGCCCGGCCGGCACCGGCCGCATCCTCGTCACCAAGCAGCCGGTGGGGCCGTGCTACGCGATCACGCCGTGGAACTTCCCGCTGGCAATGGGAACCCGCAAGATCGGCCCGGCATTCGCGGCGGGTTGCACGATGATCGTCAAGCCGGCCCAGGAGACGCCGCTGACCATGCTGCTGCTGGCCAAGCTGATGGATGAGGCGGGCCTGCCCAAGGGCGTGCTGTCGGTGCTGCCGACCAACAGCCCCGGGCCTGTCACCGAGGCGCTGATCAACGACGGCCGGCTGCGCAAGCTGACCTTCACCGGATCGACCGGCGTCGGCAAGGCCCTGGTGAAACAGTCGGCCGACAAACTGCTGCGTACCTCGATGGAGCTTGGCGGCAATGCGCCCTTCATCGTGTTCGACGACGCCGACGTGGACGCCGCCGTCGACGGCGCGATCCTGGCCAAGATGCGCAACGGCGGTGAGGCCTGCACGGCGGCCAACCGCTTCCACGTCGCGAACTCGGTGCGGGAGGAGTTCACCGACAAGCTCGTCAAGCGGATGAGCGAGTTCACGCTCGGCAAGGGCACCGACGAGTCGGCGACGCTGGGCCCGCTCATCAATGCCAAGCAGGTCGCCACCGTCGAGGATCTGGTGTCCGACGCGGTGTCGCGCGGCGCGACAGTCGCGGTCGGCGGCGTCGCCCCCGGCGGCCCCGGCAACTTCTACCCGGCGACTGTGTTGGCCGATGTGCCCGCCGACGCCCGCATCCTCTCCGAGGAGGTGTTCGGGCCCGTCGCGCCGATCACCGGCTTCGACACCGAGGAGGAGGGCATCGCCGCTGCCAATGACACCGATTACGGGTTGGCGGCCTATATCTACACGCAATCGCTGGACCGCGCGCTGCGCGTCGCCGAGGGCATCCAGGCGGGCATGGTCGGCATCAACCGCGGCGTGATCTCCGACCCGGCCGCACCATTCGGCGGCGTCAAGGAATCCGGATTCGGCCGCGAGGGCGGCTCGGAAGGTATCGAGGAATACCTCGACGTGAAGTACATTGCGCTGACCAAGTAG